Genomic window (Lycium barbarum isolate Lr01 chromosome 2, ASM1917538v2, whole genome shotgun sequence):
tttccctcaagtacccgaggttaTGGAATATATTCTCTCAGGATAGAACGAATTAATTCACCAGCATAGTGGTAGATCAAACCCTGGTGAACGGCGAACACAACAGGCGGCAGAAATCACACAAAGAAAATATTTGAAGTATagaaaagaaggaagaagaagatcaGAATTTTCGTAAGTAAAATCTGAAGGGATGACTAGATATTTACAGCCAACAACAAGTGTTTGTTAAGAAATTAGGTGTGCCTTTCCTGAAAAGGCATGTGCCTTTTCGGCAATAAATTGTCTTTCCGAAAAAGGTGAAGAAAATAAAactttcatttcccattcacaccaAAAATACCTAACAAAATATGTATTTCATTTGTTATATTGTTCTATTTTCTCAGActgctttatcatggcttttttgctttcgttagtttcattttcgTATGGATTTGAACTGTTtgtgcttatctgaccttttcacatcatgttttctcttgagccaaaggtcttccggaaacagcctctcaaTCTTCCGagatgggggtaaggtctgcgtacattttacactccctagaccccacattgtgggatttcactgggtatgttgttgtatttgTTATATTGTTCTAAGgatccgtttggccatgagaatttttcactttttttcgattttttttcactttatttgccAATCAATGTTTGGCCATTcaaattccgaatacaacttgaagttgtatttggaatttggaaaacacctaaaaccatgttgtcacttttttttttctttttgcagtacattcaaacaaccaaataagtTTTGGCGaaaactatgaccaaacacaactttgttttcaactccaacttcaaaatttcaaataaagtgaaaaatatcttatgttcatggccaaacgcctacttaaagaAAGTGTAAAATTTGTTATGtgtaagtaaaagtgaacggaggaagtAAATAAAAgatacttagagcccgtttggattgacttataagttgcttataagctgttttcagcttttttgagtgtttggctggccagcttaaagtcattttgtgcttaaaataaactcaaaaaaataattgggcccatttgacttaacttatctaaagcagcttataagccaaaaaaaaaaagttagactaccccaacttattttttttagcttataagttgcaaacagcttataggcataagtcaATCCAACCAGGCTCTTATAACACAACTTATTTATTGGAAGTCAAAATTGGAAACGTTCAACCTTTTTTAAGGACAATAAAGATATAACACAACTTACTTTTTGGAAGTCAAACTTGGAAATGTTCAAACTTTTCTAGGACAATTCAAACAAGTTGTCCTTTTGTTAACCGACACTTTAAATTCCACACGGTCTGTTTTGTGATAAAAAGAGGAGAAAAAAGGGACAACAAAGTAAGAAAAACAACAAGCATTAGAATCAGAACCCGACAATGGCAAGAAGCACAAGACATTTACAGTTACCGGCGACCGGAACAACAACAACGTTAACTCTAAACCTAAACAACTCATcacaatcatcatcatcatcacagcAGCAACAACCAACAGAAATCCTAACACTGAAACTCAAGCCTAAGAAGAAGAGTGTTTCATGGAAACCAGGTACAGTGGACAACGAATTCCTCATCAAGAAGAGCTCTAAGATTTGCTGTATATACCATAAGGATAAGCCTTTTGATGAGGATGGCAGCGATGATGATCAATCAAAGAAGAATCACCATTGTTGTAAATCGGATGATCGCGGTGAGGCCAGTACCAGCAATTGTTAAGATGATTGAGAGGTTGTAAGTATAGTTAAGTTTTCAGATGTTGTTCGTTTAGTACTTGAATTTTGAAGGATGTAATTGAAAATTTTGTTTTAATGTACTGTAATTCAATGTTAAGGGTCTGTTGGACGTATATTTTCTCTTTTTCATGTCCTTTTTAAATTGACTGGAAAAAGGAAAGATGGGTAGAGGACATGTAAGTCCATACGAATAGTTACagtatttcctttttagtttctTGTTCTTCAGTTTCTGTTAATATTTGTTATTATTTGCACTTTTATTATCATATTATTGTGTTGTAGTTAAGCTTTGTCACGTCTTCTTTAGTATTTTGCCATGGCCTCTTCACTgccattatttttttttcaaaatgccTTTTCTTGAGTCGAGGTTCTGTTGGAAACAAGTGTAGCGAAATTTTGttatgaaatgaagaagaaagcttgttatttctccataattCCCTAGTTTATCCAATTGGGTTCCGTTTAAATATAGAAATTTGGGATTTTGAGTGACGTGATTGagatttatagcctgtttggtcaagtTTATTTCcctcccaaaagtacttatttttttaataaatgcttatttgaaaaaaagtgaggtatttgaccaagcttttgggagaaaataagtgtttctggggagcagcagaagcagtttttcagaagctaaaaaaaacagcttttggccaaaagtacttttttgaaaagtacttttttgaaaagtacttttgaggaaATACAGATAgaagtactttttaaaagcttggtcaaacactaatgaCTGCTCAAAgtacttttttaattaattggccaaacacaaactatttttcgccaaaagtatttttttgaaaagtacttttaaaaaaaaatagtttttaaaataagctgattttagaagcttggccaaacagactattaATTTAGGTTTCCACAAGTATGAAGTATTTATGTTCTGCATTTCATATCTGTGTTAGTAGCTTATTAGACGTTAAGGTTTCTTGAATGAATATTTATTTATGAACTTTTTTAATTGTTGGGAAAAGGAAAAATTGGGAGGAGGACAATTGAAGTATGGGGAATATTTTTCttatgaaatgaagaagaaaataaATTGTTGTTTTTTCGGGATTACTTCTCCAATTGGGTTGGATGGAAATGTATATTCTGGTGTAGAATTTGGGATTCTTAGAGGTGTGATTGAAATTTAGGTTTTGATAGATTGAAGAATTTATGTTCTAGAGTTAATAATTTCCCCCTAATTCCCTCTTAGAGATATTTTGGGCTGTGAATTGGAAGTTGCTCACTACATGATCTCATATCTGGGGCTGAATCCAGGGGCAAAACAAAGATAAAGAATTGTTTGGTAGAATGTAGTTGAGAATTTGAACATAGATTGGCTGCATGAAAATTTTCTAAATCTATAAGAGGAAGACGCCCTCTAGATAGTGGACCAGATTACCGGCCACACATTGTCTAACTAAATTCAATTATCTTTGGATACGTTCCTCATTATATCTGATTTCAGCCGATTCTTCCCTCAACTAACGAAGATCTTGACTGAATTGTCATATATGAAATTGAGCATAGTTTTACAAAAAAATAGTCTACTCATACAGTACTCATCATTGCGTCCAATCCATACCGATATGCTGAATGAATTGAACAAACGAAGAAGATCTTTCCTATGTGAACAAAATTCAGAAAGACATAGGacatagttaaaaaaaaaaaaatgaaaatatgtaTCTGTGAGAGGAAGATGCCCTCTAGCTATTGACCAGATGGACTTATCATTACAGCCACTCCATTAGATATTGTAAATGGATTGAACAAACCAGGGGCTGCTCAATACTATCAGAAGCCTAAAGTTAAACTTCAATGAAACGCTttaactttatttatttttaatcacAGAAACAAGAATAGAAAAAAGAATTCATAATTATTTTTCATTTGAGGTCTACTTTTTGAGGATCTATGTCAGATATCTCACTTAAGGATCTATGTCAGATATCTCACTTATTTTTTCAAGAGCTCCTTTTTAAGATTGAACCAAAGATTCAACTCTTCCTTTTTGAGTTTTGAACAACCAGATTCATATTTTCTGTTGAAAAAATATTATAATATCTCAAAAAGATAATAGTCTCTAAATATTTCTAACGTCCAAATCATTCCTTGTAACTGGAATTTGATCTTGAACGGCCTTAATGCATGGCAATAGTGAATAGCCTTAATGACCAATTATGAGAAAATATTGTTTatctcaaaaaaaattatttgattcTAATTCTTGAATAACCATTAATTGGCCATTAGTCTTAATTGAAAACCATGTCAGACCGTTAACCAATTTTGAATTCGTATTCTCGTTGTAGCTGCTAACCTTGAATGAGTATTAATTAGCCTTAATGACATTTATCATCTTCAATATTGAGATGTTCCAATCAGAACATTATTAGACCCTCTATTTCTTGCCTACATAATCTTCTTTGGCTTCCCTTTGAAGAGTGTGAAAGATGATACATTTTCCTCCTCATTTTCTATTTTTGCTGGGTTTATTTTTTCTCAATCTTTGTTAGATTTTGACTCCTGTTATACCCTCATTTTAACCAgggtcaaaatggtttacaacattccggtaattccggggttaattaaaggtaaagagtcgctacctaattatttatggtgaattaggacacctaaagttcattaaagttattttctaaagttaactccgtttcaAAGTCTACTAAcataagattctaggtaagggttcaattaatctaaagggaaggtattaagtatcctttaagatccattaataatggttaaccgaccagacttaattattaaaaaaaagggCAAGTGTAAGTGAAAAACTTAAAGTACGCTCAAAACCAAACAATGGAAGGAAATGCTCAGCTAAGCTAATtttggaaaaaaattgttttgtaTTCCATAGATTgattgaaataatggacactTTAACAACTGACTGCTCTGAAAAGTAGGAAGAAGCTTCAGATTTAAGCGGGTCTGCGAATGCATTTTTTGTGTAAGCAAACAGTTAATGTTAAAAGTAAGCTAAAGCTAAAAACGTTGTTCTAAATTAAAAGGATCTACTATAATCCTtgttatttttaaaaagaaataagTACAATTTTTTAGTTTAAAACCAAAGTACCACTCACAAATGTTCAATATCCTAAAGTTATTGAGTTATTAGTCCTGAAAAATAATGTTATAAGGCAAAGACTTTAAATAGTTACTTAAGGCTTAGTCATTAATTAATTGTATAACAGTTCTACCTTCAACAGCAAGTACATAATTGAAAATAAAATCGTTCACCATCATAAGTAAGCAAAAACAAGCAGAAATAAATGAATGGCCGTGTTAGACTGTAACAGGaggaaaaaaaatctcttttgtAAATCGATGTTCGAACAGTGCAGAGGCGAGGAAGAGTAAGGACGTGTAGACTCCTTGCGAGGTGTCGTTGAGTTTCAAAGTGAAACTCTTCTGCTCCAGTGTTCATGTAAACAAAGAAAAGTAAGAGAAGATTAGAGTAacgatatgatttttttttatgaaaaattatTAAACGAAGTAAAGTAGCACTATCATTCAATTCACAACGACTTGTAAGTTCAAGAAAGACACTGCAACTATATACATGAATAAAGACCTTGAATACGTGAACAAAAAATTAAGTTTCACACCAAATACAACACGTGAATAAACAAAGAAACATGCTCATACCCTTTGAGAGTCACTTTTGGTTTTAACAAACGAGGCTGTTCTCTTGTAAGAGGTCCAAAAGTGCACAACAGATAAGAAAGGACAGTTAAATGCACTACTGAGTACAAATTTATACTTCGAACCTAAACAAATTCAGCGGTCCAAAGAGATGCAAGTCAAATATCTATTTCCATGATATCTAGTACATGAAAGGGTTTATACTTTTAATTCCTAATATTAAAGCATAGAATACAATGGATGAATACATATTCTGTCATCTCAATCTATTTTACCAACGAGACATTCAAGCCCTCTGTATGACTAGACATTTAAGTAATACTTATCATTAGAAACTTTCTCATTATTCAATGCTTAAGTGAAGCAATACATCTAATCTTGATACATGCTCCCTAAGCTATACTCATATTAGTTAAGCAAGATGTGCACACTCAAATAAACTTCCAAAACCAGAACTTTTACATTTTTTCGAGCTGGATAAAAACCCCCTTTAATACACGATTTCCAGAACGGTGAGTTAAATCCAAACGGCACAAGAATCGACAAAAGGAATGCTTAATGTCTGTTCTCATGATACATCAACACATCAGAGGTAAAAACATGTTCACATGAGCATCAAACATGATCTTATCTAAAACAGAAACATTTCATTACAAACCAGCAGCGAAAGAAAAAACAGTGAAAAAAAATGAAGGTTCGAGATtcactgaccttttgttggtgcagtgaacggggaCGCCGGGGCCTCGAATCTACCCTCCCGTTATGAACAGATCTGAACCTCACACAAATGAGTTCGAAAATCTCTGTCGCGGCTAAAGTCCGCCAAGACAG
Coding sequences:
- the LOC132628831 gene encoding protein phosphatase 1 regulatory subunit INH3-like, which gives rise to MARSTRHLQLPATGTTTTLTLNLNNSSQSSSSSQQQQPTEILTLKLKPKKKSVSWKPGTVDNEFLIKKSSKICCIYHKDKPFDEDGSDDDQSKKNHHCCKSDDRGEASTSNC